From Gimesia chilikensis, the proteins below share one genomic window:
- a CDS encoding sugar phosphate isomerase/epimerase family protein translates to MRNTPHPHNRLPRRDFLKQASLSALAGTMLAGGAAETTSVQAGETKKEKSAGGYQLGAFTKSFQDMPIPEVCKAFKSIGLDGLDLTVRPKGHILPENAEQELPQACAAAKEAGVKILFLTTMIEEPDKNAERILATAQEQGIDRIKIGYYRYKPFGTLAQQLKETTKKIGNVAKLCQKYEILSCVHVHSNAFLPSHGTQLYQLIQDYSPQEVGAYVDMLHMVKEGSGDGWRQGLDLLAPWISLCAVKNFSWERGEGRDKKGHQKWEVKTVPVADGISPIPEYVDVLRKLGYEGIFSLHSEYKGRHSWKELSTQQCLDQTAVDAKYFRSLWS, encoded by the coding sequence ATGCGGAATACTCCCCACCCTCATAATCGGCTTCCCCGACGGGATTTTCTGAAACAGGCGTCTCTCTCGGCCCTGGCGGGCACCATGCTGGCCGGCGGCGCAGCGGAAACAACGTCTGTGCAGGCGGGCGAAACGAAAAAAGAGAAGTCGGCGGGCGGTTATCAACTGGGGGCGTTCACGAAGAGCTTTCAGGACATGCCGATTCCCGAGGTGTGTAAAGCGTTCAAGTCGATCGGCCTGGACGGCCTCGATCTGACCGTGCGGCCCAAGGGGCACATCTTGCCTGAGAATGCCGAGCAGGAACTGCCGCAGGCATGTGCGGCGGCGAAAGAGGCGGGTGTGAAGATCCTGTTTCTGACGACGATGATTGAAGAGCCCGACAAAAACGCCGAACGGATTCTGGCGACCGCGCAGGAACAGGGCATCGACCGGATCAAGATCGGCTATTACCGCTACAAGCCGTTCGGCACGCTGGCGCAGCAGCTGAAAGAGACGACGAAGAAAATCGGCAACGTTGCGAAGCTGTGTCAGAAGTACGAAATTCTGTCCTGCGTGCACGTGCACTCGAATGCGTTTCTGCCTTCGCATGGAACACAGCTGTATCAGCTGATCCAGGATTACTCGCCGCAGGAAGTCGGGGCGTACGTGGATATGCTGCACATGGTCAAAGAGGGGAGCGGCGACGGCTGGCGGCAGGGCCTCGATCTGCTGGCTCCCTGGATTTCATTGTGTGCGGTGAAGAACTTTTCCTGGGAGCGGGGTGAAGGTCGCGATAAGAAAGGCCATCAGAAATGGGAAGTCAAAACGGTTCCCGTGGCAGACGGCATTTCACCGATTCCTGAATACGTCGATGTACTGCGGAAGCTGGGTTACGAAGGGATCTTCTCCCTGCACAGTGAGTACAAGGGCCGGCACAGCTGGAAAGAGTTGAGCACGCAGCAATGCCTGGACCAGACGGCCGTCGATGCGAAGTATTTCCGTTCGCTGTGGTCGTAG